The genomic window atattaaaaaaaagttaactttAACCTATCCAAACTaaagttgtttataatattatatattatagtattatacattatttaactgTTTCAGAAATAGACGTTAGATTATTGGAATTTCTTAGTTTTCCGATGACAGACGAGTTTTGTTATTAGcctaatattgttaaattcagttttattttactgcaATTCCTATGTGGcgagttttgaattttaacgGCATATGAGATCTATAAGCTCATTAAGATTGGATATTGACGACTTAAAACGATGGTAGTATCATATAGGTACgtgtcatttatttaaaacaattattttggtaATGAAAAGAAGTGCATACCTACGtagtcaaaatatataataaaatatagtcgaTAATACATTCTGATTGGCTGTTAGACGTGAAGCCAAACACACCATGATTTCAATACTTTTCTATcttgtttatgtattattacagtataatagaataacaatattgtggGTTAAACCGGAAATGATGAGTATTTGATAggtaattatgttatactatgATGTATTTCCGGGTTTTACTcatgactaaaatatatagtatttataagtataatataacaattcaattaaagtaaattaattagtaattattatagtaaccatatactttaaactttactctttaaatgttatttagtaaatattagcGAAATCTTAACTTAGTGACTAtggaatttatcaaaatttttaatataaaatatgcataatgaCCCTATTGGAATGTCTGAAAAATGAGATTCAAATTATGAcagttgtttattatatacctatataatacttgGGAATTTAGatccatttaaaaaataaaataattatttagaaattataaaaataattaatattaatttaagcaatataacaatacaattatataattgttcgttagacaataatttattttacgtcaATATGTAAGTGTTACGACAAAATTGATTCATAAGTATTGACGAAGGTACTATAATgaattatcgatatttattaacaagtatacacataataaatattttaatacgataatatagtATCAGCAAATTTTATTGGTACCAATAATACCAACTAATTCACTCGTCATTTTGTTCTGGtagatcaattatttaatttttacattatttttatatgaagtcGAACATAACGCTCTGTCAAGAAGTTCATAAGTTTGCACtgcatattgttatattgtaaaggtagtatataattattatgtaagtacaCGTTGTCGCTgcgaaaacaaatataatcgAATAATTTTCCAATACACTAccacaatatgtataatattgtacacaaatGCGAATTTTCGACAGACATAgaaataactaggtataccGATAAATTACTTAGACTATTAAAGTTGTGTTGTATTTTGAgagtttcaataaattgtagaTTTCATATTATTGGGATGGGCGCAAAGCATattgagttatataattaagtttcCGAGTAAAATAGCTAATAGATGATTTTGGGTTAAATTATCGtcgaaatgataaaataatttataaattattttatctaagttataaattataatgaatagtgACGTGTTAAATAAGAGATGCAGAGGAGACAACTGCCTTTATGCGAGGTGGATTTTCTCCCTCCAAAATTTTTCGTCAAATTATCAAATGCTTTTTCaagaaaaattcaatatgcaatcaaaatattaaaaacataagtatcgtattgttatattaatattttgtctaatAATAAGACAGTTTCAATTATCATGGTTACTAATGGTTTGTTCTGTGACAACTCCGGCCCATCATTGTTCGTACAATATCAAACACGCATACTTTACCTATAGTAAAGCCCTTTACCTATATTCTAACTATTCAGAAATTCATACCTGCAATGGTGGGCATTAACTTAACTAGtcagttatttttgttttaaacttatcaacttattcagttaaattttatattgttctaaCTAAGATTTTTACacttaattatcattattgtacagttaatttttttttaattaattttttttatgtataaatgtagcCTATAAGTTTCTAGTAACAatgtagtatatactataaaagtaattttaaattttatgtttacacaGTGCTAAGCGTcttagtaaatatttgtacaaatcaaaataatagtgcaatttatgacttatgaatattatgatttatattaacttttaacttatctagttaattttttctttttgttaacTTTTAAACTGTAACTGAAgacaatttaattgaattaacttaactagccacagttaattattttcattaacttgtCAACCTTTGCATACCTGATAATGCAATTCAAATCCGCTTGAATACTGTTATCAAACGACAAACcacaaagttttaatttattgtaattattattatgtattgttaaccaaattattattgaagatttatattttattaatacaattatatatgacTCTAATTATACAGTACActgcaaacataataatactaatatatcaattttgtGTGTtgcactattatattatattatgtcatcaACAGTAGACTATTTAAGTatgaagattttaaaataaaaatatcacgtGATTTCTTTAATCCttgttttaagaattttcATGTCACTGAATTCGTAAAAATATCGTTCCACGGtgtgtaggtatatcatataatattaaaactacacagttttatacaaatctacgttttaagaaacataaaatttatcaacattatatattatactttatacttaagTTATTGTTGTACAGTAAACATACTAATTTTAAGTGTCTGgcgtatttaattaattttattgtgtataggtatagagtaaacgtttaatttattttagttaaaatcaacatagtttaaattaaattggcatgtttttgattttaactaaaacttactatacagtatacactatacacatgTTGTTCAAtaacagtaattattaatacttagtaGGTAACTATAACGTTTTCTGATGAAACGATAATAGTTGAACTATTATTTCTCAtcgcaaacaaaaaaaaaaaaaaaaaaattgatacttCTTTgtgaatataatgtatataaactttaataaaatattcaaacataatagttttgtatttgATGTAAAGTTAAGGCTGTTGAAAGCGGACCGTTTTCAAGGGgttggatataggcaatattctataatttttgtgatttgCTGTGTGAGTGTGTGCGTAGTGACTGATCATTAGTGTGCGTGAGTTCCCCGAACgcgtaattattatgttttatcagtaaaatagtttactaataattttatttccgcCACAGCATGTAATAGGTAGTATTGACAAGACAGATAATTCACATAGTtatcgatttattatattacaaatacttattatagaaaatcatatttttaatttcatcaagACAGCTTCTTTTCTGATATACCGGACCTAATTGGTAGTCCTCGGTCAAATCTCGGATCAATTATTTCAGGCAATAAAGAATCCATGTAAAATGTCGTTACAAACGGTTCGATTTTTGAATTCCAAAATTCGacgtctttttttattttgtctactataaaacctaaaataaaGACGTTTATAAAGTTgaacgtataaattataatattttagatcctacgtctattataatagtcatataataattacctttcGGAGTCCACACAACAAAATAACAGTAGTTCCTCTCTGTAATATTTAGTTGCGCTTgaacttgataataataattatcagttttttttagaGTCACTTTTTTACCATCGGatatcatgtattttattttttttttatctactgCTTCTTCTGGAGTATATTCTTTTATGCTTGGAGGACATTTTATTTCGATGATACCGTCTTTGCCTATTAACCCGTCAGGACTCGCTGCGAGATATGGCTTACTTTTATGAATGAACAATCCTGATGGTTCGATTTTTTCCTTTATGGTTTTTTGGAATGCATTTCGGGCAACTGATTCATTTTCAATACCATACCTTGgaagaacattttataaaattagtaatatatacacttactattataaaataaataaaataaaaataaactacaaacCTAGTAGAAGAACTTCCTtggaaaatatcatataaaatatattttacagtattcGCTCGCGAAGTAGTAGGTCTTAATTTACATACTTTGCCAAAATTTGATGCCGTGAGTCGttgttttctaaattttttccaATCGTCATTTTCTTGTTGTCCGATAGTATTTCTTTCAATCTTAACTATTTCATCGACggttaaatagattttttttaaaaatgcattttttttggCATCGTATTCTTCGAGTGGCATATCAATTATACCTATTCCAATGTCTACAGCTCCATAATCTTCATCTGGTCcagcaatacatttttttttcttctcaaattttctatatattaaattatgcataGTTACACTTTGACAGAATCCCTCGACAATTATATCGGATTCCATGGCAGTAGAAGTCCCAtcccaatttttaaaacactgaTGAGATGGAGATTCTTTTAcgccattttcatttttttggcAGACTGAACAGTGTTTATTACGTACACCCATAAAAAGAACTTTTTTGGTCCTGTACCCGATGATAGAcgcctaaataataaattaaacaataatgtattacgtaactaaatataaataattaaagtactaaaaaatattttttaaatatctgaaTGTACTTACTACACCAGACAAAGCATTATAGCCACTTTTATAAGATCTCTTCGACCATGCGCCATCAGCTATCACTGTAATTAATGGAATTCCTTTTTCGTTCacattattttccattataGCTAACGCAGCTTCTTCTTTGCCAGCATCGATCAATGCATCAAAAGCCAAATCTTCGGTGtgcttttttacattattgtgATACTTCTGGTAACTTGGATTGGACATATTcggcatatttaaaaatgctgtAAAAGTGTCCAATTGGGAAAATCCTTGCCCAGTATTCATAACTGCTGTAACCACTGCTGTATTTATGCACACCGATGAAGAATCATTACTTTCACTGGTTATGATTTCTAATTTGTTGCATAtcgtacatttaaaaataaattcggaataaaaaccatttttcttttcatttattaaagttaaatctGCAAATGTGCAGCCAAAAAGTGGGTGGTTGATTTTCTGAATCGAATTAAATAAGTGATTTATATCAACAATACGTCTACCACCACAAATAAACCTaatggaaattaaaataataaaagtaaaattaatactatttactttgagaattattattttgcttataaaaattcttatatgTGGGTTAATATAAGCTATACATGTTATTAATgacatacaataattttgatttttattattttttttaaatttttttatttatttcttgaaATACAAAAGATGAGTAAATTGTtcagtcaatattatataattatatgtattaatctaaaatatattattttgttctaaatatatacattattgtacctgttatttttgtgttgatcttcataatatgtttcattACTCTgatttgatgtatttataatctataaaaaatggataaataggtatatatacatataaataggtaccaccaagatttaaaataattataaaatcacatttttgaataattaccgGATTATTGCTTATTTCTGAAACGTTATTCCTGTCATTGTCGAGTTCTtgattttctttcttttttttacttaaatttgcCAAATtgtgtttcaatttttttcgtttaataaataaattaggacGTTTTTTATTACCGAAACGCCAATCACTCATTTTTACcacaaaaaaacaacaatcgGTAGTGTGTTAATTTGGAGAACAAATAAACGTACACGGACTGAATCACGATGGCACACtgaacaatattgtattagcaattttgtatattatcgtgatgttaaacattaaatgtcaaataatttttcccgCCTTTTTCGAATGaactatgtaagtatattataatattattgtaaataataaaatattattatgtctgtcTGAGCTCTAATTGATTTCTTATCGCCCGTATAATAGTCAACGACTCATGTAAGATTCTTTAATTCTCGGAAATCCGTAGCGTACATACGCGTAGTCACACGTCACTAaattttgcaaataaaaatgtttcaattattatgtGGCTATGAAAATCCAAAAAAgagaaagaaaaatttatctaGTACCAAAAGcccgattttaattttgaaaaaatatttgaattttttatctcCTTATCTATGTTTTGTaggaaataaattttcaattttttatatagtttaattaatatagtaccaaattaattttcattttttttccaaaatttacttttattattgtgttactaaaaaaaaaaaaaccaaaaatcgaTTTCCTACAAAACATAGACAAGGAgacaacaaatttaaacattttttcaaaattaaaattggacAACtggaagtatattttttttactttcgcTTATTGGTCTAAATGCACACAAAAACGACCCGCTTTCAACAGCcttaacgatataatattatacatttatacctatatagcaaGCATCTcgacaattattttgattttgctttaataaacaaaaaaaaaaaaaaataagcgtCTTAGAATGTTCatacatttgataaaataatctgtTTAGTTTCCATTCGTGATGAAaattaaacgatattataaacatgttcatgcatatattattgttattttgataatgacttttttttaattcatcgaCGTAAATGGTTATTTTCCATTGATGATTTGTTTGTCtttaaatttgagttttaGTTGTTcttgcttttaattttattctatagacTTCACGATTTATGGTTTCTTCACCTTTTAGCCAATTTCaggcaatattatatatttatatgtttacatcgatgtaaataaatgttaattaacaGAGAAAAAACTTCGCCAAAAATAACTGTccggttttaaaatatgcatcgtacttaaattatattttttttctgtttaaaaataaatcacatacACTATATGATGATTTATCCAAAATaccaaaactaaaatttataaagtaatgtttttattgagATAAATCAACTCTTCCGGTTTTGCATTGATCAATGCgtattttatgcaaaaatcacttgaccattttatttttttaaataattataataatgattagataaaattacctttttaTGTCATGAATCACGAGTATATTGCTATTGATGTTcagtagaatattttaacgGAAATCATTTAATACCGTTTTTACCTAAGTGATAACaactcaaattaaattataatattataataattgatagttggtacttattttagaaatttaaataaattatagaaatagttttagtgtttactgtatatatagaaagtaattaagtattttatatgtattcgtattatttcttgagcagatttttttttttttaactcaggTATACCATTTacatcttttaattatttatattaatatctaagaGGACAGTTGAGAATTCTTGGATACATAAAgtttcaatgataaaatttcGTCTTTGAGTTTGCTAATGGGTATGAACTTTCtccgatattaaaaataactaactgATATTGAAAACATGGAACATTgatttagtatacctatataatgtgtgTAAAGACAAAATATAGCGGTGGTTAcggtataatacttatttcccTGTATAGATTTTCgtggtattatatacaattattttaatcagtttCTAAAAgggtcgataaaaaataaatggtctcgaaaaatagtataatactcacacacaaatatttatataaatattgcatatCTTGATAACCCTCTGCTCGCAGTATCACCAAATTCAAAACCTTTTCTGTATTACTCGCAGACTCGCGAGGGTGGTTAGGTTTCTGGTATTCTCCATTGTAGTTTTTGTTCTACACATTGTTATGTTAGTGTAATTTGTCTCATATCCTCCCAGTACTTGTGTTACCATCGTCCTGACGTACTTAAAGTTGACACTTCAAACTATTTTTGGCTGTACCATCATTATAACAAATGTGttgcaaatttttttactaaaaaatgagaaaaatttGGAATCAATCATTCAAAGTTGGCGTGCAAACATCACTTATGTGTTGACCTGTTCGACGTTTAAAACTAAGCTCTTAGGGATTGTTCTGGCGGACACTAATCACATCAGGCATATAACTTGTACGACAAAACCCGTTTTCAGCGTTTCTAGACCACTGCAAATCGTCGGCGTAGTAGTTCCGTTTGCTCCGAGTCAATATCTGGATATAGAACGAACAGATCATCAGTCACATATCTACGTCATAGGTTTACATCAACTGGACCTTCGTTTGTCCCCTGCACATGTATCCGGTAttcaatatgtaaatttataggtatgtaatattcgGAAGTTGCtccttaaaactaataatgtaaaaaaaaatataatcgagATAAACGTCGTATGATATATTCGTACAGCATcgagaaaaaacaaattttaacgtGTCGTTTGTTTGGTGCGACGAACGTCATAATGGTATGCATCTGCGTTGCGGTATTAcgcaatgttataaaaatattatacttacaatcaACGCGAAG from Aphis gossypii isolate Hap1 chromosome 1, ASM2018417v2, whole genome shotgun sequence includes these protein-coding regions:
- the LOC126552164 gene encoding uncharacterized protein LOC126552164, which encodes MSNPSYQKYHNNVKKHTEDLAFDALIDAGKEEAALAIMENNVNEKGIPLITVIADGAWSKRSYKSGYNALSGVASIIGYRTKKVLFMGVRNKHCSVCQKNENGVKESPSHQCFKNWDGTSTAMESDIIVEGFCQSVTMHNLIYRKFEKKKKCIAGPDEDYGAVDIGIGIIDMPLEEYDAKKNAFLKKIYLTVDEIVKIERNTIGQQENDDWKKFRKQRLTASNFGKVCKLRPTTSRANTVKYILYDIFQGSSSTRYGIENESVARNAFQKTIKEKIEPSGLFIHKSKPYLAASPDGLIGKDGIIEIKCPPSIKEYTPEEAVDKKKIKYMISDGKKVTLKKTDNYYYQVQAQLNITERNYCYFVVWTPKGFIVDKIKKDVEFWNSKIEPFVTTFYMDSLLPEIIDPRFDRGLPIRSGISEKKLS